From Ailuropoda melanoleuca isolate Jingjing chromosome 8, ASM200744v2, whole genome shotgun sequence, a single genomic window includes:
- the CCDC190 gene encoding LOW QUALITY PROTEIN: coiled-coil domain-containing protein 190 (The sequence of the model RefSeq protein was modified relative to this genomic sequence to represent the inferred CDS: inserted 2 bases in 1 codon; substituted 1 base at 1 genomic stop codon): protein MKRMERPMVTGPVSKHFHLERKSSRQAEARLRQRLQRLEHICLNHMKLLTREQRQLQKELQRLQQDIIKKKLSSYLGSGIQKRPEDVLVPLPPGEQKHGVLQANKVRALATNMTQEIYKTKSQMPPFRHAGLKDSVKRKEQALSQNYKASHFRAEKPXALQKDCLSPPRGKDSNKGITILCQDQDVPINTLDQGPGSSPAGESGKAHTGEARSKDASLKPDPNAGRRSPESQXECAENLKDEPVTPTFSELFVKVRNAHYLWHRVPPESDRLLSIGEIFGHKEPFQPGGQHGLPSSLTT, encoded by the exons ATGAAGAGGATGGAGAGGCCCATGGTCACGGGTCCTGTGTCTAAGCACTTCCACCTGGAGAGGAAGAGCTCCAGGCAGGCCGAAGCCAGACTCCGCCAGAGACTGCAGAGGCTGGAGCACATCTGTCTGAACCACATGAAGCTGCTGACCCGGGAGCAGAGGCAGCTCCAGAAAGAACTGCAGCGGTTACAACAAG ATATTATCAAGAAAAAGCTCTCCTCTTATTTGGGGAGTGGAATTCAGAAGAGACCAGAAGATGTCCTTGTGCCCTTACCGCCAGGAGAACAGAAGCATGGAGTTCTACAGGCTAATAAAGTTAG AGCACTGGCCACCAATATGACCcaagaaatatataaaaccaaGTCCCAGATGCCTCCTTTCCGTCACGCTGGCCTAAAGGACTCcgtgaaaagaaaagaacaggcaCTGTCTCAAAATTACAAAGCTTCCCACTTCAGAGCAGAAAAGCCATAAGCCCTACAGAAAGATTGTCTAAGCCCCCCAAGGGGCAAAGACTCCAACAAGGGCATCACTATTCTGTGTCAAGATCAAGATGTCCCCATCAACACCCTAGACCAAGGCCCTGGTTCCAGCCCAGCTGGTGAGAGTGGAAAAGCACACACTGGCGAGGCCAGATCAAAGGATGCCAGCCTAAAGCCAGACCCCAATGCTGGGAGACGGTCCCCTGAGTCCCA GGAATGCGCAGAAAATCTGAAAGATGAGCCCGTAACACCTACCTTCTCAGAGCTGTTTGTGAAGGTCAGAAACGCCCACTACCTATGGCACAGGGTTCCCCCTGAGTCTGACAGATTGCTTAGTATCGGGGAGATATTTGGGCACAAGGAACCCTTCCAGCCAGGAGGACAGCATGGGCTTCCTTCATCTCTAACCACCTAG